GGTTCCAAACCATTGTGGAATCGACGGGGATTGGGTCTTTGAACACAGCGACTTTTTCGTCCAGCAAAGTTATCCACCCTTCCCTTCCTATACCTATGATGGACCAAACCTTTCTTCACACCCGGATGTTGAGATCAAGCTGGAGGATCATTACTACGATCGCAGTGATGCTGCAGTTACCTTCAGGAGAAGGGATCTGAGAAATGGGGAAACCACCTACATTTTCCATGGCAATGATGGCACTTCGATGCCCTGGAACGATACTGCACAGCTGGATTTCCTCAACCCGGTAACACGAGAGGCTGTCTATCAACAGATAAAGCATGTTGCCAGCAACTTTCCCATCATCCGCTTTGATGCTGCAATGACCTTGGCCAAGAAACACATCCAACGACTTTGGTACCCGAAACCGGGCCACGGAGGCGATATTGCCGGACGTGCTCAGTATGGTATGGACGAGGCTGAATTCAACAGGCAAATCCCCAAGGAGTTCTGGAGAGAAGTGGTGGACAGGATCAATGAAGAGTTGCCTGACACACTGCTACTTGCTGAAGCGTTCTGGATGATGGAAGGATACTTTGTCCGCACCTTGGGAATGCATCGCGTGTATAACAGCGCATTTATGAACATGCTCAAGAACCAGGAAAACCAGAAATACCGCGAGACCATAAAAAGTACACTCAACTTTGACCCGGAGATACTCAAGCGGTTCGTAAACTTCATGAACAACCCTGATGAAGAGACAGCCATCACCCAGTTTGGGGATGGGGACAAGTACTTTGGTGTATGTACCTTGCTGGTAACCATGCCAGGGCTTCCCATGTTCGGCCACGGACAGGTTGAAGGGTACCGGGAAAAATACGGTATGGAATACCGCCGTGCATATTGGGATGAGAAACCCAACGAATACCTGGTAGGGGAGCATTATCGAAGAATCTTCCCACTCCTGAAGAAGCGATACCTTTTCAGTGGCGTTGACAATTTCCAGCTCTTCGATCTCTATCGAGATGGGGAGGTACAACAGTCTGCATTCTGCTACGTGAATGGAACAGAACACGAACGAGTCCTGGTCCTATACAACAACCAGTATGATGTAGTGGAAGGATGGATAAAATCCTCTGCCCAAAAAGTAAAGAAATCAAACGGGGACAAACACCTTGTGGAAGTCAGTCTAGCTGAGGCTTTGAACCTGACGGTGGGAGGTAGGCGGTACGTTATCACCGACTCTTTCAGCGATGGCCTAACCTATATGAAACCTTCCCTCAAGGTCTTCGACGAAGGATTCTTTGTACACCTCCGTGGGTTTGAGACCAAGGTATACCTGAATATCCGGGAAGTTGAGGACGCTGATGGTATCTACTCCGCTCTGTATGAACAGATGGGAGATTCAGGCATTGCAAACTTTGAACAGGAAATCCTTGCACTCAGGCTCAAACCAGTCTACAAGGCAATGGATCACTTCCTTTCTCCTTCCTTCCACAAGCAGGTCAAACGGCTGATGGAAGGAAAAGCAACCAGCAAAACAGAACGTACGCTCATTCTCTTGTTGGCAGAAGCATATACACACCTCTCGGCAGTTGTGGAAAACCTACACCCCGAGGCTCGTAAGTCACTACCTTCCTTTCCCAGGGAAATAAGTCCAAGTTCCATGCTTGAGGAAATCCAGAGAATGAGTTCTCTCTTCAGCCGGGAAGAGAGCAGACTCT
The sequence above is drawn from the uncultured Sphaerochaeta sp. genome and encodes:
- a CDS encoding alpha-amylase family glycosyl hydrolase, which encodes MITRDFRISVRTRTEIDFFPALFPSDADLGDLYKQATELAYLFNTKVKAKGGNDWISSAKLHASAVLHQLYQSVLSHYLSYSEPDFFTRLTTLVNKNHAAQEVLAFYMKEFPSPLLVEQGLPLEYFYEESLRGYFIHQVMQENPALMKATKPFLSPEGLSFPKAAQAVTALMGGYTLSSASMTNSDEDIFSFLTRPAKLYPDSLTDQISFIIETWGELIPQRLKELLLKAIDVVKEEEKPHFPGDGGSPVMVVPDYTLYDQEYEAFTTDRNWMPNVIMLAKSTLVWLDQLTKEYEYPIDTLDKIPDRELDHIATRGFTALWLIGLWERSTASKKIKNLCGNPDAEASAYSLKNYEIAEVIGGWPALDNLRKRCASRGIRLASDMVPNHCGIDGDWVFEHSDFFVQQSYPPFPSYTYDGPNLSSHPDVEIKLEDHYYDRSDAAVTFRRRDLRNGETTYIFHGNDGTSMPWNDTAQLDFLNPVTREAVYQQIKHVASNFPIIRFDAAMTLAKKHIQRLWYPKPGHGGDIAGRAQYGMDEAEFNRQIPKEFWREVVDRINEELPDTLLLAEAFWMMEGYFVRTLGMHRVYNSAFMNMLKNQENQKYRETIKSTLNFDPEILKRFVNFMNNPDEETAITQFGDGDKYFGVCTLLVTMPGLPMFGHGQVEGYREKYGMEYRRAYWDEKPNEYLVGEHYRRIFPLLKKRYLFSGVDNFQLFDLYRDGEVQQSAFCYVNGTEHERVLVLYNNQYDVVEGWIKSSAQKVKKSNGDKHLVEVSLAEALNLTVGGRRYVITDSFSDGLTYMKPSLKVFDEGFFVHLRGFETKVYLNIREVEDADGIYSALYEQMGDSGIANFEQEILALRLKPVYKAMDHFLSPSFHKQVKRLMEGKATSKTERTLILLLAEAYTHLSAVVENLHPEARKSLPSFPREISPSSMLEEIQRMSSLFSREESRLFLQGTRILDEMESVMAAALFLKPFLSEDATISDAMVASDKLLLSRFFSKQLCEAGFEQELARKACHSAAILAASAHMVDDSEDDPRKILATLLEDPSLRAYAQVNEHQGVTWYTKEAMQEIIYLSALSLAIHKGMTNAQEYVKTLMEAETEALYKLDRLLG